From Coffea arabica cultivar ET-39 chromosome 2e, Coffea Arabica ET-39 HiFi, whole genome shotgun sequence, the proteins below share one genomic window:
- the LOC140036385 gene encoding uncharacterized protein yields the protein MLWVVNAGSCNFWYDKWLGSGALCLKAIVNPTLSVKDFLTNGEWNGAMLRQYIPQEIIALILEHPVPSGDHHDELVWSQTASGKFMLASAFQEVRQARNYSVLHSQVWHPRIPLKVSFFMMRLLLGKLLLTDVLRRVGVQLVSKCLCCQEGAIETLEHVFAEGQVAKDVWRYFGRIYRVTQLGSSLRAWLTAWWLFSPRQAVRQFLFLILPSFICWHTWKARNIAYYEGRQMSVARIFHAILLDVIGVVEIQFNQKLEVHTFLQLYEWTTQQTLGGIGPGNGLRLCVQKQFTDVSIQVDSPVLVGILQRRLQCPWVIRQEEVDHSWGMIIDMAQISHCYREANRVADSLAKVGASSHNRNVTIYDDFNAIPRQTRGEIRIDRYRRWCSRTSCLAFHQLGFPNFRRVTM from the exons ATGCTATGGGTGGTGAATGCAGGGTCATGTAATTTTTGGTATGACAAATGGTTGGGAAGTGGAGCTCTATGTTTGAAAGCTATAGTGAACCCTACCCTCTCCGTCAAGGACTTCCTCACTAATGGGGAATGGAATGGTGCTATGCTTAGGCAATATATACCGCAAGAAATCATCGCTCTAATTCTAGAACACCCGGTCCCAAGTGGAGATCACCATGACGAGTTGGTATGGAGCCAGACGGCGTCGGGAAAATTCATGTTGGCATCGGCATTTCAGGAGGTCCGTCAAGCTCGAAATTACTCTGTCTTACACTCTCAGGTATGGCATCCTCGGATTCCGTTGAAAGTTTCATTCTTCATGATGCGTTTACTGTTGGGGAAATTGCTTTTAACTGATGTCTTGCGGAGGGTTGGAGTCCAATTGGTTTCAAAGTGCTTGTGTTGCCAAGAGGGAGCGATTGAGACACTGGAACATGTGTTCGCGGAGGGACAGGTTGCAAAAGATGTCTGGAGATATTTTGGTAGGATATATAGGGTTACACAACTTGGCTCGTCACTACGGGCATGGCTAACGGCTTGGTGGCTGTTCTCCCCTCGGCAAGCAGTAAGACAGTTTCTCTTCTTGATTCTTCCCAGTTTTATATGTTGGCATACTTGGAAGGCTCGGAACATTGCATACTACGAAGGAAGGCAGATGTCAGTGGCAAGAATTTTTCATGCCATTTTGTTAGATGTGATAGGGGTGGTTGAGATTCAGTTTAACCAGAAGCTTGAGGTGCACACGTTTCTTCAGCTATATGAGTGGACAACTCAACAAACATTGGG AGGCATTGGCCCTGGTAATGGGCTCCGTTTGTGCGTTCAAAAGCAGTTTACCGATGTAAGTATTCAAGTTGATTCCCCAGTTCTCGTTGGGATTCTTCAACGCCGGCTCCAGTGCCCGTGGGTGATACGACAGGAG GAGGTAGACCATAGTTGGGGCATGATTATTGATATGGCACAAATTTCTCATTGCTACAGAGAAGCAAATAGGGTGGCGGACAGTTTGGCAAAGGTGGGTGCGTCCAGCCATAACAGGAATGTCACCATTTATGATGACTTCAATGCAATTCCAAGACAGACGCGAGGGGAAATTCGCATAGACAG ATATAGAAGATGGTGCTCTCGTACCAGTTGCTTAGCTTTTCATCAATTGGGATTTCCAAACTTTCGTAGAGTTACAATGTAG